Proteins from a single region of Nakamurella deserti:
- the arc gene encoding proteasome ATPase, producing MPDMGPTGGRSDATQANTDELRAHIRALNEELTVARRRLAGSGADTRPLERRLTEAQAQVEALSERNEKLVTTLRDARSQLLQLKEEVDRLAQPPSGYGVFIEAGPEGTVEVYTSGRRMRLAASPSVTVAELTPGQQLRLNEALTVVEGGSFELVGEVSSLREVLGGDRALVVGHADEERVVRLAAPLLEQSLKPGDSLLVDSKAGYAYEKVPKAEVEDLVLEEVPDVDYSDIGGLQRQIEQIRDAVELPFLHKELFREYQLRPPKGVLLYGPPGCGKTLIAKAVANSLAKKIAAARGLEHMTSYFLNIKGPELLNKYVGETERTIRLIFQRAREKASDGTPVIVFFDEMDSIFRTRGSGVSSDVETTIVPQLLSEIDGVEGLENVIVIGASNREDMIDPAILRPGRLDVKIKIERPDAESARDIFSKYLTAELPINAEDLAEFGGDRQGTIQAMIQTTVERMYTETEENRFLEVTYANGDKEVLYFKDFNSGAMIQNIVDRAKKAAIKSKIEYGTSGLRVSQLMDAIVDEFAENEDLPNTTNPDDWARISGKKGERIVYIRTLVSGKNSEGSRSIDTAANTGQYL from the coding sequence ATGCCCGATATGGGACCAACTGGGGGACGTTCGGACGCCACCCAGGCAAACACCGACGAGTTGCGCGCACACATCCGCGCACTCAACGAGGAACTCACCGTGGCCCGCCGCCGGTTGGCGGGCTCCGGAGCCGACACCCGTCCGCTCGAACGGCGTCTCACCGAGGCCCAGGCCCAGGTCGAGGCCCTGTCCGAGCGCAACGAGAAGCTCGTGACGACCCTGCGCGACGCGCGCAGCCAGCTCCTGCAGTTGAAGGAGGAGGTCGACCGGCTCGCCCAGCCGCCCAGCGGCTACGGCGTCTTCATCGAGGCCGGTCCCGAGGGCACGGTCGAGGTCTACACGTCCGGCCGCCGGATGCGGCTCGCCGCATCTCCGTCGGTGACCGTCGCCGAGCTGACCCCCGGTCAGCAGCTGCGGCTCAACGAGGCGCTGACCGTGGTCGAGGGTGGCTCCTTCGAGCTGGTCGGCGAGGTCAGCAGTCTGCGCGAGGTGCTCGGCGGCGATCGGGCGCTGGTGGTCGGGCACGCCGACGAGGAGCGGGTCGTCCGGCTCGCGGCGCCGCTGCTGGAGCAGTCGCTCAAGCCCGGAGACTCGCTGCTGGTGGACTCCAAGGCGGGCTACGCCTACGAGAAGGTGCCCAAGGCCGAGGTCGAGGACCTCGTCCTCGAGGAGGTGCCGGACGTCGACTACAGCGACATCGGCGGGCTGCAACGGCAGATCGAGCAGATCCGCGACGCGGTGGAGCTGCCGTTCCTACACAAGGAGCTGTTCCGCGAGTACCAGCTGCGGCCGCCGAAGGGTGTGCTGCTCTACGGCCCGCCCGGCTGCGGCAAGACGCTGATCGCCAAGGCGGTCGCGAACTCGCTGGCCAAGAAGATCGCCGCGGCGCGGGGGCTCGAGCACATGACCAGCTACTTCCTCAACATCAAGGGACCGGAGCTGCTCAACAAGTACGTCGGCGAGACCGAGCGGACCATCCGGCTGATCTTCCAGCGGGCCCGCGAGAAGGCGTCCGACGGCACCCCGGTCATCGTCTTCTTCGACGAGATGGACTCGATCTTCCGGACCCGCGGGTCGGGCGTGTCTAGCGACGTTGAGACGACGATCGTCCCGCAGCTGCTCAGCGAGATCGACGGCGTCGAGGGCCTGGAGAACGTCATCGTCATCGGCGCCTCCAACCGTGAGGACATGATCGACCCGGCCATCCTGCGGCCCGGCCGGCTCGACGTGAAGATCAAGATCGAACGGCCGGACGCCGAGTCCGCCCGGGACATCTTCTCCAAGTACCTCACGGCCGAGCTGCCCATCAACGCCGAGGATCTCGCCGAGTTCGGCGGCGACCGTCAGGGCACCATCCAGGCGATGATCCAGACGACCGTCGAGCGGATGTACACCGAGACCGAGGAGAACCGCTTCCTCGAGGTGACCTACGCCAACGGCGACAAGGAGGTCCTGTACTTCAAGGACTTCAACTCCGGAGCGATGATCCAGAACATCGTCGACCGGGCCAAGAAGGCGGCGATCAAGAGCAAGATCGAGTACGGCACCAGCGGTCTGCGGGTGTCGCAGCTGATGGACGCCATCGTCGACGAGTTCGCCGAGAACGAGGACCTGCCCAACACCACGAACCCGGACGACTGGGCGCGGATCTCGGGCAAGAAGGGGGAGCGGATCGTCTACATCCGCACCCTGGTCTCGGGTAAGAACTCCGAGGGTTCGCGGTCCATCGACACCGCAGCCAACACCGGCCAGTACCTCTAG
- a CDS encoding tRNA (adenine-N1)-methyltransferase, producing the protein MAAFTAGDRVQLTDPKGRKYTVVLEAGATYHTHRGALLHDDLIGRPEGSVIASAAGTSYLALRPLLTDYVLSMPRGAAVIYPKDSAQIVAWGDIFPGARVLEAGAGSGALTCSLLRAVGPGGEVISYEVREDHAVHAERNVETFFRERPVNWSLRIGDAAAHVGEVDRIVLDMAEPWEMLPMVAANLVPGGVLTVYVSSTTQLSRMAEEIREDTGYTEPYGWETMQRGWHLVGAAVRPEHRMIGHTAFLLTARRLAPGVVAPKPQRRTTATGTDHPTSRAAAAAATATATATATAAVAVEVPDAPTGA; encoded by the coding sequence ATGGCGGCGTTCACAGCCGGTGACCGGGTGCAGTTGACCGATCCGAAGGGCCGCAAGTACACGGTCGTTCTCGAGGCGGGTGCCACCTACCACACGCACCGCGGCGCCCTGCTGCACGACGACCTGATCGGTCGGCCCGAAGGCAGCGTCATCGCCTCGGCCGCGGGCACCAGCTACCTGGCGCTGCGGCCGCTGCTGACCGACTACGTGCTGTCGATGCCGCGCGGCGCGGCGGTCATCTACCCGAAGGACTCCGCGCAGATCGTCGCCTGGGGCGACATCTTCCCGGGCGCCCGGGTGCTGGAGGCCGGCGCCGGCTCTGGTGCGCTGACGTGTTCGCTGCTGCGGGCCGTCGGGCCGGGTGGGGAGGTCATCTCCTACGAGGTCCGCGAGGACCACGCGGTGCACGCCGAGCGCAACGTCGAGACCTTCTTCCGGGAGCGACCGGTGAACTGGTCGCTCCGCATCGGTGACGCGGCCGCCCATGTCGGTGAGGTCGACCGGATCGTGCTGGACATGGCCGAACCGTGGGAGATGCTGCCGATGGTGGCCGCCAACCTGGTGCCCGGCGGCGTCCTCACGGTCTACGTCTCCAGCACCACCCAGCTGTCCCGGATGGCCGAGGAGATCCGGGAGGACACCGGCTACACCGAGCCGTACGGCTGGGAGACCATGCAGCGGGGCTGGCATCTGGTCGGCGCCGCGGTGCGTCCGGAGCACCGGATGATCGGCCACACCGCGTTCCTGCTGACCGCCCGGCGGCTGGCCCCGGGGGTGGTGGCGCCGAAGCCGCAGCGCCGCACCACGGCCACCGGCACCGACCACCCGACCAGCCGGGCGGCCGCGGCGGCGGCGACTGCGACGGCGACGGCGACGGCGACCGCAGCGGTGGCGGTCGAGGTGCCGGACGCCCCGACCGGGGCCTGA
- a CDS encoding site-2 protease family protein: MTGTGAAYARWTRGLPAGRLLGVPISVTPSWFVSVAVIAVMAGPVVESLVPTLSDPGAYAVAVLLAALLGVSVLLHELGHCVMAQRFGVGVTRVQLFLLGGVSEIDRIPRTAREEALVAGAGPVVSALLTGVFAAVTATLQPSSVLWLIAIEMAVANGIITVFNLLPALPLDGGRVLRAGIWQRSGNRRTGTVTAAVGGYVIGVLLAGWGVYRLVDGSRSAIVQGAIALAMALYIAVGARDEQTDREPPGWPADFDPLSVARPVVRLPAETPVEFALTAAADREVLLLGADGVVEAVLDPPAARSLAARTPAAPAARAGQRVGPDTVVLFSDDSAEIQDQLRRVPALYFLLIGQDGQPQGVLRREDLPGATPR, from the coding sequence ATGACCGGGACCGGCGCGGCGTACGCCCGCTGGACGCGCGGCCTCCCGGCCGGCCGTCTGCTGGGCGTCCCGATCAGCGTGACGCCGTCCTGGTTCGTGTCCGTCGCCGTCATCGCGGTGATGGCCGGGCCGGTGGTGGAGAGCCTCGTGCCCACCCTGTCCGATCCCGGCGCCTACGCGGTCGCGGTGCTGCTCGCGGCCCTGCTGGGCGTCAGCGTGCTGCTGCACGAGCTCGGTCACTGCGTGATGGCCCAGCGCTTCGGGGTAGGAGTCACCCGGGTGCAGCTGTTCCTGCTCGGCGGGGTGTCCGAGATCGACCGGATCCCACGGACCGCGCGCGAGGAGGCACTCGTCGCCGGCGCCGGACCGGTGGTGTCGGCCCTGCTCACCGGCGTCTTCGCCGCCGTGACCGCCACGCTGCAGCCGTCGTCGGTGCTCTGGCTCATCGCCATCGAGATGGCCGTCGCCAACGGCATCATCACCGTGTTCAACCTGCTGCCGGCGTTGCCGTTGGACGGTGGCCGGGTGCTGCGGGCGGGCATCTGGCAGCGATCGGGCAACCGCCGGACCGGCACCGTCACCGCCGCGGTCGGTGGCTACGTCATCGGCGTCCTGCTGGCCGGGTGGGGCGTGTACCGGCTGGTGGACGGCTCACGGTCGGCCATCGTGCAGGGGGCGATCGCCCTCGCGATGGCGTTGTACATCGCCGTCGGCGCCCGCGACGAGCAGACCGACCGTGAGCCGCCCGGCTGGCCCGCGGACTTCGATCCGCTGAGCGTGGCCCGTCCGGTGGTCCGGCTGCCGGCCGAGACGCCGGTGGAGTTCGCGCTGACCGCCGCGGCCGACCGCGAGGTGTTGCTGCTGGGGGCGGACGGGGTGGTGGAGGCGGTGCTCGACCCGCCGGCCGCGCGGTCGCTGGCGGCCCGTACCCCCGCGGCGCCGGCGGCCAGAGCCGGTCAACGGGTGGGGCCCGACACCGTCGTGCTGTTCAGTGACGACAGCGCCGAGATCCAGGACCAGCTCCGCCGGGTACCGGCCCTGTACTTCCTGCTGATTGGTCAAGACGGCCAACCACAGGGTGTACTGCGACGCGAGGATCTCCCGGGCGCGACCCCGCGGTGA
- a CDS encoding GGDEF domain-containing protein, translated as MSRVLLGGGFVMVALVTAMGVRDLTIQDVIALVVLIGLYAVAFRTVFQHVRRRSTAVHSTVPTEPALIGMLFLLPLGLVPLAVLLAQLLGDPHLGRAPREIVRTLAIRALNGWHCVGPVLVLSLTGVTEPDPARWRVLLLALAAQFVFDLGSGALRAAALGDGVTPILRPMAWTFAIDAALAVIGFCAVATGLGLPMTLVLVAVPIGLVALLAGDRRELAHSTVRLDREISDAREEARLDPLTGLGNRRAWSEAVEAAEAALTDGTLRADVVVADIDGLKEANDSRGHEAGDALIRAMAEVAAATAPPRTTVCRTGGDEFALLRLVDRDAPPVDELVHVLRQAVLARGEVAGGPFSVAVAGASCPQQPTIAQAFRVGDAAVNADKQMRRVARVGSGHVPAPREPTAGHDSGRPAGRASTL; from the coding sequence ATGAGCCGCGTGCTGCTCGGCGGTGGGTTCGTGATGGTGGCGCTCGTCACCGCGATGGGCGTTCGCGACCTGACGATTCAGGACGTCATCGCCCTGGTCGTCCTGATCGGGCTCTATGCCGTCGCGTTCCGCACGGTTTTCCAACACGTGAGGCGTCGGAGCACGGCCGTACACAGCACGGTGCCGACCGAGCCGGCCCTCATCGGCATGCTCTTCCTGCTGCCGCTGGGGCTGGTACCGCTGGCGGTGCTGCTCGCCCAGCTGCTCGGCGACCCGCACCTCGGCCGGGCGCCGCGGGAGATCGTGCGCACGCTGGCGATCCGCGCGCTCAACGGCTGGCACTGCGTCGGCCCCGTGCTGGTCCTGTCGCTGACCGGGGTGACCGAGCCGGATCCGGCGCGCTGGCGGGTCCTCCTGCTGGCACTGGCCGCCCAGTTCGTCTTCGACCTGGGGTCCGGTGCGTTGCGCGCCGCGGCACTGGGCGACGGCGTGACACCGATCCTGCGCCCGATGGCGTGGACCTTCGCCATCGACGCGGCGCTGGCGGTCATCGGGTTCTGTGCGGTGGCGACCGGCCTGGGCCTGCCGATGACCCTGGTCCTGGTGGCCGTACCGATCGGTCTGGTCGCGCTGCTCGCGGGGGACCGCCGCGAACTGGCCCACAGCACCGTCCGGCTCGACCGGGAGATCTCCGACGCCCGGGAGGAGGCGCGGCTCGACCCGCTCACCGGCCTCGGCAACCGCCGGGCCTGGTCGGAGGCCGTCGAGGCCGCCGAGGCCGCGCTCACCGACGGCACCCTGCGGGCCGACGTCGTGGTCGCCGACATCGACGGCCTCAAGGAGGCCAACGACAGTCGCGGGCACGAGGCCGGCGACGCCCTGATCCGGGCGATGGCCGAGGTCGCGGCGGCCACCGCCCCGCCCCGGACGACCGTGTGCCGCACCGGCGGCGACGAGTTCGCGTTGCTGCGTCTGGTCGACCGGGACGCCCCTCCGGTGGACGAGCTGGTCCACGTCCTGCGGCAGGCGGTGCTCGCCCGCGGCGAGGTCGCCGGTGGCCCGTTCTCGGTGGCGGTGGCCGGTGCGTCGTGCCCGCAGCAGCCGACCATCGCGCAGGCGTTCCGGGTCGGTGACGCCGCGGTCAACGCCGACAAGCAGATGCGCCGGGTCGCCCGCGTCGGGTCCGGTCACGTCCCGGCACCGCGGGAGCCCACCGCGGGACACGATTCCGGTCGCCCTGCCGGCCGTGCGTCCACCCTCTGA